In Phaseolus vulgaris cultivar G19833 chromosome 10, P. vulgaris v2.0, whole genome shotgun sequence, a single genomic region encodes these proteins:
- the LOC137818479 gene encoding RGG repeats nuclear RNA binding protein A-like, with product MATANPFDLLGDDAEDPSQLIVTEQLKAAAAPKKEQVKPGPRGGAAVAQQSKPAQLPSKPIPPTQAAREAKNEASYGGRGGGRGGGRGYGRGGRGGGFGRDFSNDENSSVPVNQGSFEGEAGNTSERSGYGAPRGPYRGGGRGRRGGFSNGEVGEDGRPRRAFERHSGTGRGNDLKRDGAGRGNWGTQSDDIAQVTEEVGDETEKNFGDEKPVGEESAADGNKDSPANENEEKEPEEKEMTLEEYEKVLEERRKALQALKTETRKVDIKEFASMQPLSNKKDNDEIFIKLGSDKDKRKDALEKEERSKKSVNITEFLKPAEGERYYNTSGRGRGRGRGGGRGGGGGGYSGNAGSNVSAPSIEDPGQFPTLGGK from the exons ATGGCCACTGCCAATCCCTTTGATTTGTTGGGCGACGATGCCGAGGACCCGTCGCAGTTGATCGTGACCGAGCAGTTGAAGGCCGCCGCGGCGCCCAAGAAGGAGCAGGTCAAGCCTGGACCCCGCGGGGGTGCGGCGGTGGCTCAGCAGAGCAAGCCGGCTCAGTTGCCTTCCAAGCCAATCCCTCCCACTCAGGCTG CGAGGGAGGCAAAAAATGAAGCTTCTTATGGTGGCCGTGGAGGTGGACGAGGAGGTGGACGAGGATATGGACGAGGAGGACGTGGTGGTGGCTTTGGTCGTGATTTTTCCAATGACGAGAACTCATCTGTCCCTGTTAACCAAGGATCTTTTGAAGGAGAGGCTGGAAATACCTCAGAAAGAAGTGGTTATGGTGCACCACGCGGGCCCTATCGTGGCGGTGGTCGTGGTCGTCGTGGAGGCTTTAGCAATGGTGAAGTTGGTGAAGATGGACGCCCAAGAAGGGCCTTTGAACGCCACAGTGGGACTGGACGAGG AAATGATCTCAAAAGGGATGGTGCTGGACGAGGAAACTGGGGTACCCAGTCTGATGATATTGCTCA GGTGACTGAGGAAGTGGGGGATGAAACTGAAAAGAATTTTGGTGATGAGAAGCCTGTAGGTGAGGAATCTGCAGCAGATGGAAACAAGGACAGTCCTGCTAATGAAAATGAAGAGAAGGAGCCTGAGGAGAAG GAGATGACCCTGGAAGAGTATGAGAAAGTGCTGGAAGAGAGAAGGAAGGCCCTGCAGGCTCTCAAGACTGAAACAAGAAAGGTGGATATCAAGGAGTTTGCATCCATGCAGCCACTGTCAAACAAGAAAGACAATGATGAGATATTTATTAAACTG gGATCTGACAAGGATAAGCGTAAAGATGCTTTGGAGAAGGAGGAGAGATCCAAGAAG TCTGTGAACATCACTGAGTTTCTGAAGCCAGCTGAAGGGGAAAGGTACTACAACACGAGTGGGCGTGGTAGGGGACGTGGTCGTGGTGGTGgccgaggaggaggaggaggaggataCAGTGGAAATGCAGGGAGCAATGTGTCAGCTCCATCAATTGAGGATCCTGGGCAATTCCCAACCTTGGGTGGCAAGTGA